The window ctgagaaagagagaagagacggagagaggCAAGCAGGAAATTATATcatcattttttcctcatttttaatTACAACATGTGTTTAACCAGATTTAATCAGCTAACGACTTTCAAAAAAATTACTAGAAGGCGACTAAAAAAgggagaaagatagagagaagaaACAGGAGATAATCAGAGGTAATCTGACATGTTGTTTGTTGTGcaggaaatatatataatctcatTGAATAAATAACACGGTTCTATTGGTCGTATGATGGTCATGTGACTCACAGACCTTTTCCCACTGATCATCAGTTCGAAGGCGTGGTTAATCTCCtccagagagagtgtgtgtgtcacaaACTCATCCAGCAAAATTCTGCCATTCATGTAGTCTTCCACCAGTTTGGGTAAACTACACACACTCTTCCATCctgttcagtacacacacacacacacacacacacacacacacacacacacacacaaacaaacaaacaaacaaacaagcaaagacAGATACATATTTTTGctctaaaaacattttcattttaccTTCAGATCttttatgcagaaataaattttaataGACAGTGTGTAGCTACGATAAATTGCTCGTCTCTTACCACCCAAGAAGGATCCTTTAAGCTGTCGTCCCAGCACAAGATCCTTAGGTGACACAGAGAGTAGGTTTTTTTCAGTCCATCCCACAATCACACAGGTTCCCCAGGCGCCATTGCAGCTCTCGAACGCCGCCCTCTAGTGGAgacaaaacacatttattcatctgaGTCTGAATCAGAACTCTCTCGTTTGtctcactcagtacgtttacatggacaacaataatccaatattaacccgattaagacgatactctgattaagaaactagcatgtaaacagcaatttttaattaccttaatccgattaaggtcatactggaagtaaacacaaacggaattaagacatgtggagtattcctgttttagtcgcattatcgatgtgtattacagacatgtactcaccttaatcacactattagcatcgtgtgagagttttcaccgcattttgcgacaggacatgtacacacacggcagtgctcaactgttttatGGCAAACAGGAGAGCAGGCTacatcccaaaccacgtacttgcctactataggcctatagcaggagaaatacatgtatctcggctactattcagtaggtaagtacgcggtttgggacgcagctcaTGGCTtaaagcagtcgtctattagcacgtacagcatgacaaataattaaccacactggaagcgttcgtaaaaatgaaaaataaaaacacccaaatatatatatggtaccataacgaagacaaactgtatgttgatacgtgaaattctggaggggcaGCGGAcggcggtgacgtaatgacgtgtgctgttaaacaaactatgttctataacatgtaaaacgggaacatgaaaggagtattttaaaagcgactcatgtaaacaccttattcacaatattatcttactcagagtaagctCAATAaatagattactgctgtccatgtaaacgtagtcagtgacacCGTTTGCACAAAAATCCATATAAGAAcatcaatcaaatcaaatgtGAATTTTATTATCATCTGAATCACATGTAATGTTCGATCTCTGCTTTcagaagatgaagaaggagaagaagcagaagaagatgTTAGTGCACATCAGTCACACTAAAGCTAATATTTCACGAATCAAATTCAAACCCACCATAAGCGTGACGTTCCCCACACACTCGAAGCTGTAGTCCACTCCTCCACTCGTCATCTCCACCAGCACCTCCTGAATGGGTTTGCTGTGATCGTTAGGGTTCACAAACTCAGAGACACCGAATTTCTTGGCGATTTCGCGTTTCTCTGCGTTGATGTCGACGCCGATGATCCTGGAGGCTCCGGCAGCTTTACAGCCCATCACAGCGGCGAGACCGATGGCTCCCAAACCGAACACGGCACAGACAGAACCACGCTCCACCTGCAGAGACGAGGAGGAACAACCACTGggttcagaaattaaaataaaataaattcatccACAGAAACATGTGAGAAGTTcaattaatgtattaatatagTACAGGGATGCTAAGTATATACACTGCCTTTCCAGTTCACAAAGATACACTGTTTTAGGCCCAAGGAAGACAATCAACCCACAACCAccactatatttattattaaatgtcacTAAGGACAAGAACAAGAAGGAAACAAAATAGAACAGGAAGAAGACGGtgaaagaggaggaaaaaaggagCTATCCAGTAGTCTGACCATGGACTCATGAAGAGATGCTGGCCAAGCACTAGCTTGTGGATAGAGCTCTCCAATCACTAGGTTGGGGATAGAGCTGTCCCACCATGAGATCATGGGTAGAGCTGGCCCACTTATAAAGTGAcaccataaaaataataaattaaacagaaCCTTTGACTGATCCCTGAAGGACACCTTCTTTACAGAGCAGTGGGGGTTAAAATTAAAAGTCTGAAACTCTATGTCAtggtgtttataaaaaataaagtacagaCATGTgtgacaatttggacattttcacttaggggtgtactcacttttgttgccagcggtttagacattaatggctgtgtgttgagttattttgaggggacagcaaatttacactgttacacaagctgtacactcactactttacattgtagcaaagtgtcatttcttcagtgttgtcacatgaaaagatatcatcaaatatttacaaaaatgtgaggggtgtactcacttttgtgagatactgtaagtaCAGCACTGGGAGACTAAAGTGTTTCACCATGACTCAGGAGTTTAAAGTCCTCCATGAGACAGGGAGCGGGTTAATCAGTAATACCCTAAGATAAACCATTAATTGCATGTACAGGTTAATCATTAAAAGTTGTtggaatgaacacacacacacacacacacacacacacacacacacacacacacacacacactttgcccGTGTTTAGTGCCGCTCCATATCCTGTAGCCACTCCACAGCCGAGGAGACAGACTCTATCCAGCGGTGCGTCTTGGTGAATCTTAGCAACGTTGCATTCAGGAACGACCGTGTATTCAGAGAAAGTGCCTAGACCAGAAAACTGATGCACCTGCTGCCCCCTACAGGTGAAACGACTCGTACCGTCAGctaacacacactgctgaagcttctcactgagagagagagagagagagagagagagagagagagagagagagagacattaaaAGTCAGTAGAATCAGAGTAAACTTATTGTCAGGGTCAAAATGAACCTCATCATTATGGAGCAGTGAGGAGAAATATAACACACTACTCATTCCTGGTATTACAGACATTATCACAGcacagctttacaaaaatccaGATCTAAAATTTGTAGGAAGAAACTTGAGAGGAACCTGGTTCAGAATATGTAAGTATTATATAATGCTGTATGTtctgaatatttttatattacagtaGTAAAGACAGAGTCTCTAAGGTTTGGTCATGTTGAGTTTgaattggataaaaaaaaacataaattccTCACTGGTTCTTTTTGCAGAGGTTCGTCTTTGAGCTCAAACAGAACTCACAGTCATCACAGTGAGGCAGGAGGACAGGGATCACCTTATCACCTGGAGggaagaacaggaagaagaagaagaactgagCAAAATGGTATGACAAATTAAAAgtgtgtgaaaaaatatttgctcaACCTGTTATCATCAAACTAAATCTCTATCATTTCCTTGAGTTTCAGTGTATATCACAAATTGTGTACCTTTGATTTCTCTATAACCTGATACAGGTGAGAGATGATACTCAGGCTCAGACAGCTGCTAATTACTGGCCAGTCCATAATAATTCTTATGTGTCAGCTAATTAACCCAAAGACTTCACTACCGGATCTTTCAGAACAAGAATCTCCACCTACACACCAAGGATGCTGTTTACTACGCTGTCTGTATATCAGACCTCCTCTACAATTGGGTTTCTGGAAGCCTGGGTCACACCCTGAAGGGACATGAGTGCTTCCACGTATTGTAGGATCCTGGGGCTCACCTGCTGTGATCATGTGCCTCATACTGACATACTGCACTTACCAGACCAACTGCAGAAGTATTGAGGCCACTGGGTAGGTCACATTATCAGAACCAACTGCCCCACAGAGTACTTTACAGTCAGGTACATTGTGTCCAAGGCTCAGCAGGTATGTAGAAGAACATGTATAGAGACCAGGTGAAGCTTTTCATCTGCtgactgtaacactgtaacactgctgACTGTGACACCTGGCAGCAGCTCGTCCTTAATGGGATTCAAACACTTTATGAAGAGGACAGGACTAGGAGGAGATACCATAAGCAACTGAAGAAGAACACACCAGACTTTACTGCTACCACCACAACCACTTATAAATACAACACCTGTAAGACAACCTGGGGTTCCAGGATTAGACTGTTTAGCCATCTCAGAACCCACCATTACAGGACAAAAATGGACATCATCATCAGGTTACAATGGACAATAAGCAAGCAtgcgcgtgtatgtgtgtgtgtgtgtgtgtgggggggggttagtGTACCAGGCTGCACAGCGGTCACCCCCGGCCCGACGCTCTCCACCACACCAGCAGCCTCGTGACCCAGAATGAGGGGAAACGGCAGAGTCTTCACTCCTTTCTCACAATCATACAGATATGTCCAGTCTGTGTGACACACACCAGTCGCTGCTAtctgcaacacaaacacacacacacacacacacagagctttaaTCAGCAAGTGTGTCCAAAAGTCAAGGCTGCAACCAAGATTTTCTAGAAGAACAGAAGGAACAAACTCCTGTTAGAGCTGAGGAGAAATACAGACCTTAATTCTCACTTCATGCTCTTTAGGTGGAGCAACTTCCACTTCTTCAACAGAAAGAGGCTTCCCAGGTTCCCACGCCACAGCCGCTTTACACCTGATCAcctaaaataacacacacagagtagcaCTGTTGAGTATTATTGGGTTTACATGTAAACCACTCGGACATCAATGTGGCAGCAAGTTTCTGTAGAACTCGCTCTATCAAGGAGAGTAAAATCATGGAAATATGCAGAGGAACCTTCACATTGTAGGTGATTGCAAAGATTTGTAGTGTAGCAATCTAACGCCGTCCTTGCAGATGGATCTACAGCAGCGCAAACAGAATTTCTCATCTGGTATGTATGAACTGGGTAAAAAGGGAATCAAATGACTTGAAGATCATCCTCTACATTATGGAAGATTCAAAGCTACCGACTCAAAGCAGCCTAGTTACTTGGTCTAATCAGTCAACAGCCTCGAAATGCTCAAAGGGCTCAAGTGTTAGCCCTGCTGTTGCCATACACCTTGCTGAAGCCGAAGAAGCCAAAGCTAAAATTCAATATGCAGAGAAGGAAATGCAGATAAAGATGCAAAGGGCATGTTTGCATGCAGAGAGGGCATGTTTAGAGGCATTATTAGCAGTGCTAGATGATGAAAGGGAAGCCACCCTGGCAGTGGCCGAAGCTGATGCTCTATCAACAGCATTAAGCAGTGACCAAGTATCAAGCCGTAAATCCAACGGTCAACACAGATCTGTCACTACTCAAAGAACTAAAGAGTATGTACAAGATCATCCTAGATTGCAAGCTAATGCTCAGCTTGTTCCATCCACAATCTTAGGAGATTTGTGGCCACCAACCCCAACAACCGAACTGTTTCAATTGAGTATGCCACAACTGCCACCATACGAGAAAGAGACTCTCGATACAGTCATAGACTTTAGATGTTACGAAGTCCCAAAGAATGTTGTTGACAATGAAACGCATATCCCAGATAAACAATCTGAGGAAGCTATCAGGTATGCCCCCTACCCAGATTGATATGATACTAAGCCTTCACAAAGAGTAAAGCTTTCTCCCTCCATCAAGAACATTCAGGATCCTTCCTTTGCTTGTGTAAGACCACCCGATGATCTCAGCCACTTACCGGCACATGCTTACACCCCAACATGCAGCCACTAGATGCGGCTATAATTGCTCACGAGTGCCTGCAGGTCAAGTCATGTGCTCCAACTCCACCTCTTCATGCTCAATTTTGCAGGAGCACTCCTCGTACAAACAGTGATGGGTATGAAGGTGCATCTGATCTTGTCAAATTCATGCCAAGATGAGAAATTGTTTCCATGGGTCTTTTTCAATTTGATGACTGCCCTGAGAATTACAGAGCATGGAAAGCATAATTCTTCACTGCTACTAAGAATCTCAATCTCACAGCTAAAGAGGAGATGGATCTCTTGGTCAAGTGGTTAGGAGCAGATTCTAGTGAGCAAGTGAAGCACATCAGAGCGGTGCATGTCAGACAGAGGTCTCTCGATGATTTGGGAGTGGTTAGATGATTGTTTTGGGGCATCTGAGGTCATTGAAAGCCCACTACTCAGGAGATTAGAGACTTTCCCAAAGATTTTGAATAAAGAGTGGAGTTTTTAGTAGCAAAATCTGAGGGAGTGCTTCTGGGTCTCGCTTGCTTGAACACGGCATGTGGCATAGCCGGCATAGTGTAAAAGCTACCTTTCAGCTTACAAGATAAGTGGATGACTCTGGTGTATACAttcaaacaacaacacagagtTCCCTTTCCCCCCTTTTATGTACGTGTCATAGATCAAGCAGAATGCGGAATGATCCTAGCTTTGCCCTTCCCCTCAAAGCTAATCATTCAAAGCCAGAATATTCCATGAGAGCATCCATCTCAGTTCATAAAATGGATGTCTCTCCTGAGAGGTCGACAGCTGGTGAAGCTTGAGGAGCTAAGATGGACTTAGCTAAGTTCTGTCCTCTACATAAGAAACCACATCCAATGTTGTGGGTTTAAAGAGAAATCCATTAAAGTTCAGAAGGCCTTTTTGAAGCAGAACAGGACTTGCTTTAAATGCATAGCGTCAACATCACATTTTGCAAGGAACTGCAAAAAGCTTGTCAAATGTACCGAACGTGACAGTCAAACACACCATTCTGTCTTGCACCCAAAACCTATCGACAGGTCTGCTAaagctcacacactcactgaagaTTATGGCAGAGAGAAGAAAGATCTGAGTGGTCTTTGATTCAGGCTGTCTGTACAATGGTGTTTCGCTTAGCAGTGTACTTTTGAAAGGCCCAGATTTCAACAATGGACTCCTTGGTGTGCTCTTGCGCTTTATAAAGGACGCAGTAGCTATCACTACAGATATACAACAGATGTTCCATTGTTTACTTCTCAAGCCAGAGGATAGGAACTTTCTCAGGTTCTACTGGTATGAAGATAATGACCCAAAGAAGAACATCATCAAGTATAGGATGAAGGTCCACATCTTCGGTAACAGCCCTTCTCCTGCCGTAGCAATTTATGGCCTCAGACAAGCAGCGAAAGAGGCTGAGTCAGAGTCCAGAGCAGACGTTTATAGAAAGGGATTTCTAAGTGGACGACGGTTTAAGATCACTACCGTCTGCGGCAGCTGCTATTGATCTCCTCAAGAGAACCCAAGCAGCCTTGGCACGTTCCAGTTTGAAGCTTCACAAAATTACTTCTAACATCAAGGAGGTCATGGACATGTTTCCTTTAGATGATCAGGCCAGTAAACTAAGAGACATGGACCTTGACAAGGTTGCAGTGCCTGTGCAGCATACCCTTGGTGTTAGGTGGAATCTTATAACTGATACATTCACATTTTAGTCATCAAGTGATATGAAACCATTTACACGATGTGGTGTCCCCTCTACTGTGAATGGTCTATATGACCCCTTTGGGTTTGCAGCTCCAGCTGTCATCCATGGCAAAGCTCTGATAACAGAACTCACAACCAAGTCACATGACTGTAATGTGCCTTTCCCTTTTGAGAAGATGGACCTTGGCAACAATGGAAGGACTCCCTTCAAGAGCTTCAACATCTTCAGATCTCTAGACATTATATGAAAGATTCCCTTTCAGAAGCTTTGCTCAGAGAGCTTTGCATCTTTTAAGATGCTTCTGGCCTGGATATAGCTGCAGTGGCTTATCTCAGGAGTTTTAGCCCAGATAGGAGCTGCAATACAAGCTTCATCTTGGGGAAACCCAAGCTAGCCCCCTGTCCGGAGCTGACCATGCCACACTTTGAGCTCTGTAGTGCAGTGTTGGCTGTGCAGATGGCTGACCTTATAATGTCTGAGATGGATATCGAGTTTGATAGTGTGGACTTCTTTTCAGACAGCAAAGTAACCCTTAGTTACATTCATGATGAGAAATGTAGATTCCATCTTTTTGCTAATAACTGTGTTCTAAGAATAAGACGAAGCATGCACCATCAACAATGGCACTATGTGCCAAGCGACTAGAATCCGGCAGACCATGTGACTAGATCCAAACCTGCAGCTCGTCTGAGGGACAGGACGTGGCTTACCGGTCCACCATTCTTGTCCTGCCTGAGCCAGACATACCTCACCTCGGGCCCATTTGACCTCATTGATCCTATGGCAGATGTCAAAGTTCTACCCGAGGTAGCAGCATTCATTACCTTAACAAAGGACTACCAGCTAGGTTCAGAACATTTCAAATACTTCTCCAATTGGAAGGTACTTCTTTGGGCTATTGCATGTCTAATACATATTGTACAAAACCTACAAAGGAGAACTGGTCAAAGATGCTGGGATTTGTAAAAGATGGCATTGTTGTTCAATACCATATAGTGTAGACGAATTGAGTCAAGCCGAAAACGCCATCATTCGTGCTGTTCATCAGGAAGCTGTTGCTGAGGAATTATGATGCATCAAGGATAACAAGAATATCTCGAATAGCAGTCCTCTCTTCACACTGAATCCCCTCATAGATGAGAAGGGACTTATAAGCATCGGTGGTCATATGTCTCGAGCGAACACTGGATTCAACGAGAGCAATCCCATCATTATCCCATGGCGACATCACATTGCAATAGTAGATGTAGTATCTTGTGATACCTGACAGGGGAGTGTGTTGTCATATGTGATATTAGAGTAAAAGATATGCTGGCCCTTTAAGAGTTGCAGCTTGTTGATGATGTTATCAATGGTAGACCAGCTTCAGTCTGTTTCCCTGGGAAGTTATTAGTCTCTTGTTGTGGTTCTTCAAATCTTAAGCCATCTGCTACATTTCTTGACTTTCGGAAGTATCGTTGGTATGTAAATTCATGTTAAGAAGTAATTCAGCTATATTTGATAGTATTTTGTGTTTGGAATAAGATTTCATTTGAATCTTTATACCGATATGTGTACTGTGTGGTTGCCATACGCTAACTGTATCACGCTCAGATACATGTGTTGCGGTTACTTTttgttaatcatttatttatgtgttatcTGATGCAATTTACGTAGTATACAGTTTGAGATGTGAGAGCTTTCAGATGTTAGTTTTCGTATACATGTATGCAAACCTACACGTGCTGTTATTTCATATGTGCTCATGGTACGCTAGTAATATATATGTCATATATTCCTTCTACAATGTActtaaattcatacatttattatgtcatattttcttttcagttttgcCCTACTTCCAGTCATCCATTAAACGAAGTGAAGTAAGTATCTGCTTCAGCGTGCTGATTGGAAGAGGAGTTATCTGTTTGTCAATGAATGCAAGGTGCATTGGGGTGGCAGAacattggtcatttatttacagatatgtaatattggatctttttcctcaagaaataaaagaccaagtataatatttttgtctcctttgtttaattgggttctctttatctacttttaggacttgtgtgtaaatctgatgatgttttaggtcacatttatgcagaaatatagaaaattgaAACTTTAGaaaacaaactttcaagcaccactgtttataaacattttgcacattcatgttCCTTACACTTAGAACTTAAGCCCAattgtaatgctcaagattgctcacagtttaacatttagggtcaatttataatgggaagggttcacgttgcagtcttaattttttagggGTATGtgggtaagtatagtgtgcatgcagatcATTTTCTCATACAGTTTTCTCGTTTTTTAAGTGggcaagaaagtgcattttttaaaaattccccaTAGTTTGGATTGAATATTtgtggtgggggaccagatacgaacctgaaattttcacagaaatgagTCCTCTATAGCAGCATTCTGCTGTAATAAATGTGAGTTTGagattccactggttacagagctagggctagcagaaatctggggaaaagcctactttattcatgcattttgagaaatgtaTAGATGTAATATAACATAAcaaattttacagtaattatgtttatgattgacaTACAAAAGCTTATGCTTGAGATGGAATACCCCATGGGATAAAATCAGCATAATACATGTCATCGAGAGGCATATTGCTTTAATATACaactacagtgtttattttagatGATAAgagtgtattttatattaagataagataaaattttatattataaggTGCATTAAGCAGCCAGCAAAGAAACAACTCCAGTAATAAATCAGTTCCTACCTTATTCTCAGTTgccattttgaaaataatcagatCTTCAGTTACACGTCCTTaaaaagcaacacacacacacacacacacacacacacacacaaacacacacacagacacacacactccttattACAAATTCAGTGTAGTCTAAAAGTTTACAGTAGTTAGTGTGCAATTTACTCAATTTTATCCCTTACTTTTACAGAGTTACAGAGGTGTCCTACATGACGTTACCTGTGCTGAAGAGTGTTTATGCTGAAGCGTGTGCTAacgtgtgtgttcctgtgttacatacagtatttattatacTAGAACTCTTACAGAATgtgctttctatttttttctgttcgTCACAAAGTTGTAAACCCAACACTGCCACCTGCTGCACACTCCTGATATCCACGATAACACACTGAATCTCTGAGAGAACACAAGAACCCGCTCTAGAACAGTCCTTTATCAATAAACTACAGAACTCTCTATAAGTATAATGGGTTAAAGACATAATCTAGAAGGGTAAAAGGTTCAAACATGTAGGTAGCTATGGGGTTTAATATATTagttccctgctgaaaaaaacagtagaaaccctcatagaatttgtaatggttttaatggttataatgggaattgtattggttttaatggaaactgtaatggtccctgtgggtctcaaCTGTTAATTTGTTGCATGTtttgtctagtggataccattaaggaccaataatggtaatggtaatggttttaatggatagttgatggtttgtaatggtattta is drawn from Ictalurus furcatus strain D&B chromosome 8, Billie_1.0, whole genome shotgun sequence and contains these coding sequences:
- the LOC128612090 gene encoding alcohol dehydrogenase class-3; this translates as MATENKVIRCKAAVAWEPGKPLSVEEVEVAPPKEHEVRIKIAATGVCHTDWTYLYDCEKGVKTLPFPLILGHEAAGVVESVGPGVTAVQPGDKVIPVLLPHCDDCEFCLSSKTNLCKKNHEKLQQCVLADGTSRFTCRGQQVHQFSGLGTFSEYTVVPECNVAKIHQDAPLDRVCLLGCGVATGYGAALNTGKVERGSVCAVFGLGAIGLAAVMGCKAAGASRIIGVDINAEKREIAKKFGVSEFVNPNDHSKPIQEVLVEMTSGGVDYSFECVGNVTLMRAAFESCNGAWGTCVIVGWTEKNLLSVSPKDLVLGRQLKGSFLGGWKSVCSLPKLVEDYMNGRILLDEFVTHTLSLEEINHAFELMISGKSIRSVIKM